The following is a genomic window from Flavobacterium crassostreae.
ATAGAGTCTATAATTATAGATATATAGTTTGCGATAATTATAAAATAATATATTCAGTCGATATAGAATTAAAACTTATAAAAATTGCAGACGTATTTGATACTCGTCAAAATCCAATTAAAATTAAACGAATTAAATAGATTGCCAGCTACCAACAGCCATTTTGATATAGCTGGAATTTAGTGGAATTATCGTTTCGCATCAAGTTTTCGTTAGGCAGAAAATTTAGCGGTTACGAATTTCCAGCCATCTCAAACTGGCGAAACGTTGTGCAACATATAACCAAAAAACTGAAATTAAACTACAAATGAAAATTAAAGTATTAATTTTAAACTTATTATTTTTATCATTATTAATTTCTTGTAAACGAGCAGACGTCAGTTTTGGAGAAACACAACCTCAAAATGTTAAAGAAATCAAGGCGTTTCCTAATAAAATTATTGGAATATATTACAATTCAGAAAATAACGCTGAAATACAAATTTCCGAATATTTTATTTTTAAGAAAATAAAAATTGAAGATACTTTGAAAACAAGTGAATTACATAACTATGAAGTGATTGAAAACAATAATTTAATTAACTTGAAAACAAAAGAAAAATATAAAATCAGAAAAATAAATGACACATTATTCTCGGGTTATGTTTATTCTGACACTATTTTTGAAATTAGTAAGAAGAATGTTTTGAAGAAATTTAAAGGTTATTTTTTTTTAAATAAGCTTGTTGAAGAAACTGGATTTTGGGAAGTTGAAAAATTGTATCTATCAAATGGAATTTTACGGCTTAATGGAATAGAAACAGAAAATGAATTAGAATTGCTACAAAATATAACCGAAACTAAAAAGGATACGTTGAAACCGTTTAGAATCAATCCAACTAAAAAACAGTTTAAAGAGTTTATAAAAAAGAATGGATTTACTAACGGAGAAATTTATCTAAAAAAATAAAATACGTCGCACAACAGCCATTTTGAGCTAGCTGGAGTTTAGTGGAATTACCGTTTCGCATCAAGTTTTCGTTAAACCGAAAATTGAGCGGTTACGATTTTCCAGCCATCTCAAAGTGGCATAACGTTACAGGGCATAGCTCCGAAAAAATCGATTTTTAAATAGAAAATTAACGTTTTTAAGCATATATTTTTTAAAAGTAATGTAAGTCAAAACTCCCCTCCTTTTCTCTTAGAAACTGCTTTTTATTGCCGAAAAATGGGGCGAATTAGTATAATTTTTCACCAAATAATATTTAAGGAAAACAAAGTATAAAAGGAATAAATGTTGCGATTTAAAACAGAACAAATCAATCAAAATAAGTTGCATAAAAGAGAGTGACCAGAAATTTAAGCCCAAAAGGGAAAAAGGTTAGACGGAATTGAAACGGATTTTTTTTGCGACGTCAAAAGTGTATAATGGTATTTTCAGAAAGTTTATTTTACAAAAGAAAAACTTTAATTTTATAAAAAAAACCACTCAATAATGTGTTTTTTAAATGGAAAATGTTTCTATTTTTAAAGAGAATTCCCGCCAAAAAAAGCAAGATGGAAGTGTTTTGTGGCTATTGCTACGCCCTGTAACACACGTCTCAAGCAATTTGCAGATTCTGTGGAATTACCGTTTTTAATTGTATATTCGTTACGAAGAAAATAATCGCATCCAAAAGCTGCAAACTGCATGAGGCGCGAAGACGTTATGGGCTAGTTTTGCCCATTTTGCGCAGATAAAGCCATTTTTATAAGAAAAAACTGTCTATAATTTTAAGGTTTAGCGTTCTAAATTCTTAAAAAAGCGCAATAAAAATGGATTCTTAAAAGCCAAAAAAAAGCGTTTTGTTGTTTAAAGAATATTATTTCCAACCTGAAAATAATCCAAAACAAAATAATGACATAAAACAGCGTGATTTGTGGTTTAAAGAGTAAATCTGAAAATAAGAAAACTCCCAAGTTGAAGCGCAAACGGCATTTTATCAGCTTGACGGGTAAAAATAAATGAGTGTAATTTGTTCCTTACAAAGTGATTTTGCAAATAAGAAAAATCTCGGATTTAAATCTTAAAACGGGATTTTATCAGCGTTACGGGAAAAATTAAAAAAGAGTGATTTATTCTTTACAAAGTGAGAATCTAAATAAAAAAATCTCGAATTTAAAGCAGAAATTTGTTTGTGTTTTTAGGTTTGTGAAGAAAAAACCAGCCCATAACAATCGTCTTAACTAATTTGCAGATTCTCTGGAATTACCGTTTTTAATTGTATATTCGTTACAGCGAAAGTAATCGTATCCAAAGCCTGCAAACTAGTTAAGGCGGGAACGTTGTGAGAAATTTTAGAAAACCGAAAACCGAAAAAAAACATATGAAATATAAATTCCTAATTATAATTATTGCATTAATTTCCTTGAACGTTAATGCACAAAAAATAAAATTTAAAGATAAAAATTTGAAAAGTGCATTAATTGAACTTGGTTATGATTTTAATAAAAATAACGAAATCGAAATTAGCGAAATTGATACTGTAACTAAAATTAAAGTCAATAAACAAAACATAAAAAGTTTATATGACTTGAAATTCTTTAAAAGTTTAAAAATCTTAAACGTAATGACTAATGATATATCCGATTTAAAAGTTTTCTATGGAAATACAACAATTGAAGAACTTTATGTTGGAGAAAACAAATTAGGAGAAAAACTTGTAATTAAAGAAATGCCAAACTTACAAGGATTATACGCTTTTAGAAATGGATTAAAGGAGCTAGAGTTTATTGGCAAATATGATAAATTAAAATCCTTATACATTCAAGGAAATCCAGTTGAAAACCTTAATCTTCAAAATTTGCCGAATTTGGAAAATCTCCAACTTTTTGAATGTGATGATTTGAAAACTATTAATTTTTTCATAGGGACAAAACTCAAACAGTTTTTTTTACTTGATACGAAAGTTGTAAATGTTTTGAAAAAAGAAAGCACCACAACAGTTTACTTAGAAAAGAATTCAGACCCAAAAAATAGTCCGAAAATTGATAGTATTAAAACTGCTCCTGTTATCAAAATCACAAAAGATATGATTATTAAAGCTAATTAAAAACTTCTCACAACAGCCAGTTTGATATAGCTGGAGTTTAGTGGAATTACCGTATCGCATTAAGTTTTCGTTAAGCAGAAAATTGAGAGATTACGAACTTCCAGCCATCTCAAACTGGCGAAACGTTGGCAGTAATACGAAAGTGTAATCGAGAACTTAACGTAATTTTTAATTTAAAATGATAGATTTATTTAGAAATATTGTGAGTGATGATAAATTAAATCCAAAATTCAAACTACTTCAAACAGCAAAGCAATTAAATCCAGCTAAATTATTAATTGAAGAAATTGCAATTGAAATGGAAGACAATGACGGAAATTTTATCGAACAATTTCAGACAACAGGATTTCTATCAAGATTATGGGAAATATTTTTGTTCAAATTCTTCAAAGAGAATGGATTTAGTTTTGATACAACTAAAAATAGACCAGATTTCAATGTTAAAAAAAATGGTATTAATTTCTTTGTAGAGGCAAGTCTTTCAAACGAAATAGTTGAAGAAAAATTCACAAAAAAATATATTCACAACGCAGAAATAAATAATGATTTAAATGCTCAAGAAGAGTTAATCGAACATTATGTAATGCGAATGGGAAGTGTGCTTTACTCTAAACTAAAAAAAAGATATTGGGAATTGGAATGGGTTAAAGGAAAACCATTAGTTTTAGCAATTACACCTGCACATAATTATCTATCAAGTTTTTTACCAGATGCAAAAATAATCGAGTACTTATACGGAATAAGTTATGATTCTTTAGATAAAGAAAATGAACCCGTAAAAGTTGTTCGTACTGAAACTCATAAGCTTGGTGAAAAAGAAATACCACCTAATTTTTTTCAATTACCTGAAACAGAGAATATCAGTGCTGTAATATTTACCAACAATAGTGATATTCATAAGTTTAACCGAATGGGTTATCAAAGTGGTATATCCAAAGAATTTATTATAATGGAAAGGGCGGGGTTTGTTTTTGAAGCAAAACTAAGTGATTATCCTGCTGAATTTTCACAATCAATTATTCCAGGCGATATAAAAGAAGATTGGAATGAAGCAGTTTGCATTTTTCATAACCCAAAAGCATTAATTCCATTAAGTCGTGATTTAATCAAAAACGTTAGACAAACTTGGATAGATGAAAATGGAGATTTAGAAGGAACAATGCCTTCCTTTTATCCTTTTAACTCAAAAACCCTGTGTGCATCATTGATATAAAAAAGTACTACTGCCAACACACGCTACAAGCAATTTGGGTATTAGGCTCAATTTGAAATTGGTTTTGTATTTGGGAGATTTGGCTAATCCGAATAATGGGCTTAATTTAGTCCCAAACTGCTTGTAGCGCGGGGACGTTAGTGGCAAGCTCCCCCGAAATCGGAGAATTCAACAACCTAAATCAACAAATGATAATACTTTTAGACCTTGACGGAACATTGACAGACACGGCTCACGAAAAGTTCAAGCCATTTAAAGACGGTAAACAACAAACCGTTATTTCAGAAATTCCACTAATTCAAGGTGCTAAAGAGTTTATTTTAGATGTTCAAGCAAAAGGACATAAACCAATTATTATTTCGGACAGTCATCCTGATTATGTAAATATTATTGCAAAAGAGATTTTTCAAATTCCAGCAGTTAGTCTCACTGACAAGCCAAATATTGAAAAAACTTCAAATTATATACAATCAAATCAAGAACTAAATGACCTCTTCGTTAATAAAGACAATTATATAATGATTGGAGACAGTTGGCTTGACGTCGAACTTGGACGAAGATTAAATATTACTACAGTCTTGACAAAGTTTTATAAAGCTACAAGTATAGAAGAGCGTGATGGAATTGGACAAGAATTAAAACCAATAAAAATGGGAGCAACTTATTACGCAAAAACATTTGAAGATGTAATTCAAATAATAAGTAATCCAAAAAAAAACTTATTAGCATTAGAAGCTATTTTTCAAGGAGAAACTTCGGATAAAATGGTAAGGTTTATAACAAAACATTCTAATGGAAATTTTATCGCATTTCGATGTCTAGCAAGACAAGAAGATGGAGAGTGTGATAGATTCGCAAGAGCTGACAAATATTATCAAATAGACAATCCTCAAAGAAATCAAGATTTCATTTCAATGCTCGCTCAATCAGTTTCCAACTACTTGGATAGAGTAAGTAAATTTCCTGAATATAAATGGGATTATTTAACCTATGTTTCAGACAAGAAAACAACAAATCCTCCGAACAAAATGAAGGAGATTTTTGAGCTTATAAATTCAAATTTAAACAAAGTAAAGTTATTTGAGTGGTCACAAGATGTTGAAGGCAATTTAAGAAGTAGACCAAACTATCAAGCAAGAAGAGACTTTATTTCTAAATATTTAAAAACGATTGATGGAGTTGAAATTAAGGACAAAAATATCATTGTTATTGATGACCAATTCACATCTTCGGCAACTGCTCACGAAATAGCAAAACAGTTAAAAAACAAAGGAGCAAAAAACATATTGTTTATAGCATTATTCTATTTAATTTTACCAATAGAAAGTAAAATTTGCCCTAAATGTGGTAAACTTTTAAAAATCAAAATAAAAAAGGTAGATGGTACAAAATTTTATTCTTGTTTACTACCTAAATTTAGAGGAGATGGATGTGGATATATTGAAAATATTGCTAAACAATGAGAGATAATAACAAAATCGTCGGAATAATTGCATTGTCAGAATTAAAAGGCATTGGTCCTGCTTTTGTAAAAAAAGTAGTTTCAAATAACACTTTTGAAACTGGCGACATAATTCAAGAAATTAAAAAAATCACTTCTGCTAATAACAAGCAATTTGATGATGATATAATTTTCGAAGCAATAGAAAGCGCCAATGAAATTGTTTTCAAATGTAAAGATGAAGGGATTACAATAATTGAATTTACAAGTAAAGACTACCCTACTCTTTTAAAAGATATAAAAGACCCACCTTCAGTAATTTATTGTAAAGGTAATCTTGATTTACTTTACAATAAAACTGTTTGCATAATAGGCACAAGAGAACCTAATGAAAATGCTATAAAAATTTCCGAAAGAATTGGTTCTTTTTATTCTGATTTGAGTTGGGCAATTTGCAATGGACTTGCAGAAGGAGTTGATAATTTTTCTATTAAAGCAAACTATAAAATTCATAATAAAGTTATTGGTATTTTGGCAGGCGGATTAAACTACAATACAAAAAAAACATTGCTAAAAAAGACTGTTGAAAACGCTGAAAAAACTATTGAAGGTGGAGGGCTTTTGATTTCTGAAATGCCACCTGACAAAAAAGAAGATACATTTACCGTTGTAAAATCTTGTAGAATACAAGCGGGACTTTCTAACGGATTAATTTTAATTCAAAGTTCTTTGAATGGTGGTTCACGTTTTACAACAAAATCATTTTGCGAAACTCAAAGACCAATTGCCATAATAAATCCAGTCCCATCTGATTTTGAATTACCTACTTATAACGCCAACAAAGAAATTATTCAAAATAGTAAAAAAGGACTTTCTAAATTCACAGAATTAAAAGAAGACAAAATACAGACTTCAAAAATTTTTGTAATCAAATCAAAAGATAATTACAAAGAATTTGAAAATTTAATGTCATACAACGCAAAAAATATTGAACAATCTAACACAACATTATTCGGATAAAAAAAGAGCCAGCCACTAACACACGTCTTGCGCCATTTGCGAATTTAGTGGAATTATCGTTTTTTATCGTATTTTCGTTTAGCCGAAAATACTCGTCTTCGTAAGTCGCAAACGGCGCAAGGCGCGAGAACGTTAGCTGTTATTTTAGAAAACCGAGGGAGAATTCAATAACCTAGCGCAACAAATGATAAATTTTATCTTTGTTGAA
Proteins encoded in this region:
- a CDS encoding DNA-processing protein DprA — its product is MRDNNKIVGIIALSELKGIGPAFVKKVVSNNTFETGDIIQEIKKITSANNKQFDDDIIFEAIESANEIVFKCKDEGITIIEFTSKDYPTLLKDIKDPPSVIYCKGNLDLLYNKTVCIIGTREPNENAIKISERIGSFYSDLSWAICNGLAEGVDNFSIKANYKIHNKVIGILAGGLNYNTKKTLLKKTVENAEKTIEGGGLLISEMPPDKKEDTFTVVKSCRIQAGLSNGLILIQSSLNGGSRFTTKSFCETQRPIAIINPVPSDFELPTYNANKEIIQNSKKGLSKFTELKEDKIQTSKIFVIKSKDNYKEFENLMSYNAKNIEQSNTTLFG